The bacterium DNA window TTTCCAGGCGACGGGCATAACGACACCATCGATCCAGGGAGCATACTGTCCGCCGAATGTCGTTGTCGCGAGCACTTCGTTGATGGGATCGACATGCATGTAATACTGCTCGGAATGCATTTTGAAGTCCGACAGGCCCTTGACTATGGGATCATCATGCTTTTTGATGTTGACTTCGTAATCGATGACTCCCCCGGGATGAGCGACCCACTGGCCGCCGACCATGAACTGGTAGCTCGTGTTCTGCCTGAACGAGTCGGCCAGCCCGCCGTGCCAGCCGGCAATTCCCACACCGCCCTGAACGGCATCGAGCAGCCCCTTTTCCTGTTCTCCGGTTATCTGGCTCATGGTAAAAGACTGGACGATCAGATCGTACGACTTCATTTTTACCGCATCAAGGTAGGAATCGAGCGTGTTGGATATCTCCACCTGAAAGCCCTGTTTTTCCAGCCAGGGGGCGAAAATATCCACACACTGTTTCGGTTCGTGGCCTTCCCAGCCTCCCCAGACCATGAGGACCGACTTTTTCCGTTCCTGTGCGAAAAGCGTATTTCCGGCCAGCGAAGCCGCCACTCCTGCAGCAGCGGTGTGCCTGATAAAATCACGCCTGCGATAACGAGTGTTTTCCATATCGTTCTCCTTATTAACCGTATACGTGATACCGAAATAGTGATTTATCGTTTTTCACCGCATTTTATGAATAATAACGCCTCGGCAGATTATCTCCATTTCATTTCCTCCGATGAACCGGCTCAATTCGTAAACCCGCTCTGATCTTCCGGAGAAACGAGCCCGATCTTTTTCCCCGCGAGGGTCAGGTTATCCCTGACATGGTTCTCATTAACCATGTCGCAGTTGACACACGTG harbors:
- a CDS encoding ThuA domain-containing protein, with translation MENTRYRRRDFIRHTAAAGVAASLAGNTLFAQERKKSVLMVWGGWEGHEPKQCVDIFAPWLEKQGFQVEISNTLDSYLDAVKMKSYDLIVQSFTMSQITGEQEKGLLDAVQGGVGIAGWHGGLADSFRQNTSYQFMVGGQWVAHPGGVIDYEVNIKKHDDPIVKGLSDFKMHSEQYYMHVDPINEVLATTTFGGQYAPWIDGVVMPVAWKKMYGSGRVFYSSLGHVAKDFDVPEALEIMKRGMLWASHSLKG